In Arthrobacter sp. SLBN-112, a genomic segment contains:
- a CDS encoding Hsp70 family protein: MSYALAVDVGTSYTAAAVVRFDEGASPLPECLPLGLRGTSVPSVVYYPEEGPVLVGEAAERRGLDSPHRVIREFKRRVGDDVPFALGTLTVRPEDVFATMARWVANRAAEREGALPSAIFLTHPASWGIHRLSAIRSALAAQGLDDVTLLPEPEAAALHYASQVRVEEGSTVAVYDLGGGTFDTAVLKKSGGSRFELLGRPDGIEDLGGADFDAAVFRYVAEHTGNALTDPDLTDPAVMGALTRLRRECVEAKEALSADSEATIPVLLPGVQQQVRLVRAEFEALIEEPVRDTVDALEQSLSRLRLEPADLSAVLLIGGSSRIPLVAQLVSEQLDRPIAVDADPKSSICLGAAVAAVLAHTAAAMALATASGPVAAAAGVPAAVVPVPAAPGVPDVPGAPVMPSWSRKYTTTAGAGAVTGPLGGARGARRGAHAPRPTVRVTAVAAAAAILTILTATAAQSPDGLGNLTAMFVPQAGADTGGSGPAGSSGPARTEGPAAGGAAVAANPQPLAGIEASARNPISPRVGLDISASPTSKQQDLGGAATAGTGAADVAAAGGAPAGTGTSGTGVVPDSVTVAPAPPAETAPPSTTGTGTTTPAETATPSETASPSTTTEPTPVSGSTSPTDPATSASPTPTPLSTTGASDPATDPVASPTSVDLTPVPATAPSPTPEETNPTPTPADAAVATAPTTSPAA, translated from the coding sequence ATGAGCTATGCTCTCGCCGTCGACGTCGGAACCAGTTACACAGCGGCCGCTGTTGTCCGTTTCGACGAAGGTGCTTCGCCCCTCCCGGAGTGCCTGCCACTGGGGCTCCGGGGAACGTCCGTGCCCTCCGTGGTGTACTACCCGGAAGAGGGGCCGGTCCTGGTGGGGGAAGCCGCAGAACGCCGCGGCCTGGACTCACCCCACCGCGTCATCCGGGAATTCAAGCGGCGCGTTGGCGACGACGTTCCCTTCGCCCTGGGCACCCTGACGGTCCGGCCCGAGGATGTGTTCGCCACCATGGCCCGGTGGGTGGCAAACCGGGCGGCCGAACGCGAGGGCGCGCTCCCGTCGGCCATCTTCCTGACCCACCCGGCATCCTGGGGGATCCACCGGCTGTCCGCCATCCGCTCCGCCCTGGCCGCCCAGGGCCTGGACGACGTGACGCTCCTTCCCGAACCCGAGGCCGCGGCCCTGCACTACGCATCCCAGGTGCGGGTGGAGGAAGGAAGCACCGTCGCCGTGTACGACCTCGGCGGCGGCACCTTCGACACTGCCGTGCTGAAGAAGTCCGGCGGCAGCCGCTTTGAACTCCTGGGACGCCCCGACGGCATCGAGGACCTGGGCGGCGCCGACTTTGACGCCGCCGTGTTCCGCTACGTCGCAGAGCACACCGGCAATGCCCTGACGGACCCCGACCTCACCGACCCCGCGGTGATGGGCGCGCTGACCCGGCTTAGGCGTGAATGCGTCGAGGCCAAGGAAGCGCTCTCTGCGGACAGCGAAGCCACCATCCCGGTGCTCCTGCCCGGCGTCCAGCAGCAGGTCCGGCTGGTGCGGGCGGAGTTCGAGGCCCTGATCGAAGAACCCGTGCGGGACACGGTGGATGCCTTGGAACAGTCGCTGTCCCGGCTCCGCCTTGAACCGGCAGACCTGTCCGCGGTCCTGCTGATCGGCGGCTCGTCCCGGATCCCACTGGTGGCACAATTGGTGTCCGAACAACTGGACCGGCCCATCGCGGTGGACGCCGACCCGAAATCCTCCATCTGCCTCGGCGCCGCCGTAGCGGCCGTCCTCGCGCATACGGCTGCCGCCATGGCCCTGGCCACCGCGTCCGGGCCTGTTGCCGCGGCAGCCGGGGTGCCGGCCGCCGTCGTACCTGTTCCTGCCGCACCGGGCGTTCCGGACGTTCCGGGCGCCCCGGTCATGCCCAGCTGGTCGCGCAAATACACCACGACGGCGGGGGCCGGGGCAGTGACGGGGCCGCTCGGCGGAGCGCGGGGTGCGAGAAGGGGCGCGCACGCCCCGAGACCGACGGTCCGTGTCACGGCGGTGGCCGCCGCTGCCGCCATCCTGACGATCCTCACGGCCACGGCCGCGCAAAGCCCGGATGGCTTAGGGAACCTGACTGCGATGTTCGTCCCGCAAGCGGGGGCCGACACCGGCGGCTCCGGTCCCGCAGGCTCCTCCGGGCCGGCAAGGACGGAAGGGCCAGCCGCCGGGGGAGCCGCCGTTGCCGCGAACCCGCAGCCGCTGGCCGGCATCGAGGCCAGCGCCAGGAACCCGATTTCGCCGCGGGTCGGCCTGGACATTTCCGCCTCGCCCACCAGCAAACAGCAGGACCTGGGCGGTGCGGCAACCGCGGGCACCGGCGCCGCCGATGTTGCCGCCGCCGGCGGTGCGCCGGCAGGAACGGGAACGTCCGGCACCGGTGTGGTGCCCGATTCAGTGACCGTGGCGCCCGCGCCGCCGGCGGAAACTGCGCCGCCAAGCACTACAGGCACGGGAACCACCACGCCGGCGGAGACCGCAACTCCGTCGGAGACCGCATCGCCCAGTACCACCACCGAGCCCACGCCTGTTTCGGGTTCCACGAGCCCCACCGATCCGGCGACCTCTGCGTCCCCCACGCCAACGCCGCTCTCCACCACCGGGGCTTCGGATCCAGCCACTGATCCCGTCGCGTCCCCGACTTCCGTTGACCTGACGCCCGTACCCGCCACCGCCCCTTCCCCTACGCCAGAGGAAACCAACCCCACGCCCACGCCTGCGGACGCTGCCGTGGCAACGGCCCCGACGACGTCGCCGGCGGCCTGA
- a CDS encoding LuxR C-terminal-related transcriptional regulator, with the protein MDGHLQRVELPASLHAALDHPEHLPHAAELMTKQLRGANAAVRELLLALSVGFALPGPLPADLRHKVGRGAVEDLDALVDRAEAAGLLMPDGTVAGPARHALLTVTPTAKIHALQRELVAVFASAGQPLGNLARELARGGLADPRVARELEQAADTALQHDPRLASQLYEEALLAGADPLATAARRAQAAAGDGELDAAARIIDTLLVSTDPPDVRRGMDVAASVWAQRGMLARAADVYNWLGTERVEASAPLAAVALLGAGDLKGAQAFFPPEAPQGSPTLLASALLQTGQGILASLGENPQQGIAVLIHASDLLNSAGAALPLPETPGALAALLALHSGEPHLAETVCRAAVAAGQGGSAAQPRLLLLQAWAAMMQDKPEDARLAATEAAKINHWPLVPRDEFLSAALDVGLARRNGEVPELLRAWDRAREAMLHTSVDLYSLLPWGELLIAASRLRERRRVAHYVDEAWKLLGRLGEPSLWAVPLHWAAVQAALLNESPADLAPHATALAKAATHSHLAAILAAAGKAWVSVLAGRFRPAEVEGAARLLGAVGMPWEGARLAGHAAARADDRRDMMRLLSCARDLHPQGGPAGGATGTPEVPAGTGAEHGGKAQPDASGLSEREKEVARLVLEGKTYREIGESIYISPRTAEHHIARIRRRLGAENRSDLLARLRLALGTDNSPPANPQRLHPRQE; encoded by the coding sequence ATGGACGGGCACCTGCAACGTGTGGAGCTGCCCGCATCCCTGCATGCTGCGCTGGACCACCCGGAGCACCTGCCCCACGCCGCGGAATTGATGACGAAACAGCTGAGGGGAGCCAATGCGGCAGTACGCGAACTGCTCCTGGCGCTCTCGGTGGGCTTCGCGTTGCCCGGTCCGCTGCCGGCAGACCTCCGCCACAAGGTCGGCAGGGGCGCGGTGGAAGACCTTGACGCCCTGGTGGACCGCGCGGAGGCTGCGGGACTGCTGATGCCGGACGGAACCGTGGCGGGGCCGGCCCGGCATGCCCTGCTGACCGTCACCCCGACCGCCAAGATCCACGCCCTCCAGCGGGAACTCGTGGCAGTCTTCGCGTCCGCAGGACAACCGCTCGGAAACCTTGCCCGTGAACTGGCACGGGGCGGCCTTGCAGACCCGCGCGTAGCCAGGGAACTGGAGCAGGCCGCCGACACCGCGCTGCAGCATGACCCCAGGCTCGCCTCGCAGCTGTACGAGGAGGCACTCCTGGCCGGTGCAGACCCCCTGGCCACGGCGGCCCGGCGCGCGCAGGCCGCAGCCGGTGACGGGGAACTCGACGCAGCCGCACGGATCATCGATACCCTCCTGGTCAGCACCGACCCTCCGGACGTGCGCCGTGGCATGGACGTGGCCGCCTCCGTCTGGGCGCAGCGGGGAATGCTGGCCCGCGCCGCGGACGTCTACAACTGGCTGGGCACTGAACGCGTGGAGGCATCCGCGCCGCTGGCCGCCGTCGCCCTCCTTGGGGCAGGAGACCTCAAAGGCGCGCAGGCTTTCTTCCCGCCGGAGGCTCCGCAGGGCTCCCCAACACTCCTCGCGTCCGCCCTGCTGCAGACCGGCCAGGGAATCCTCGCCTCCCTGGGAGAGAATCCGCAACAGGGAATCGCCGTGCTGATCCATGCCTCGGACCTGCTGAACTCGGCGGGCGCAGCGCTTCCGCTGCCGGAAACACCCGGCGCACTGGCCGCCCTGCTGGCCCTGCACAGCGGGGAGCCGCACCTGGCCGAAACCGTTTGCCGGGCGGCGGTGGCAGCGGGCCAAGGGGGCAGCGCCGCCCAGCCCAGGCTCCTGTTGCTCCAGGCCTGGGCTGCGATGATGCAGGACAAACCCGAGGACGCACGGCTGGCTGCCACGGAGGCCGCCAAAATCAACCATTGGCCGCTTGTCCCGCGCGACGAATTCCTCAGTGCTGCGCTTGATGTGGGGCTGGCCCGCAGGAACGGTGAGGTTCCGGAGCTCCTCCGGGCATGGGACCGGGCCCGCGAGGCCATGCTGCACACGTCGGTGGACCTCTACAGCCTCCTGCCCTGGGGCGAACTCCTGATTGCTGCCTCCCGGCTGCGTGAGAGGCGCCGCGTGGCGCATTATGTGGACGAAGCGTGGAAGCTGCTTGGCCGCCTGGGGGAACCTTCATTGTGGGCAGTTCCACTGCATTGGGCCGCGGTCCAGGCCGCCCTGCTGAACGAGAGCCCTGCCGATCTTGCCCCGCATGCGACGGCGCTGGCGAAGGCCGCCACCCACAGCCACCTCGCCGCAATCCTTGCCGCCGCGGGCAAGGCCTGGGTATCGGTGCTGGCCGGGAGGTTCCGTCCCGCCGAAGTGGAGGGTGCGGCCCGGCTGCTGGGTGCCGTAGGGATGCCGTGGGAGGGGGCACGGCTCGCCGGACACGCGGCCGCGCGGGCAGATGACCGCAGGGACATGATGCGCTTGCTCTCCTGTGCCCGGGACCTTCACCCGCAGGGCGGACCGGCCGGCGGGGCAACCGGTACGCCGGAGGTACCGGCAGGAACCGGTGCCGAGCATGGCGGAAAGGCCCAGCCGGACGCCTCGGGGTTGAGCGAGCGGGAGAAAGAAGTGGCCAGGCTGGTGCTGGAGGGCAAGACCTACCGGGAAATAGGGGAGTCCATCTACATTTCGCCCCGGACGGCGGAGCACCATATCGCCCGGATCCGGCGGCGCCTGGGCGCCGAAAACCGCTCCGACCTGCTGGCACGCCTGCGCCTTGCCCTCGGCACCGACAATTCCCCACCGGCAAACCCCCAGCGCCTGCACCCGCGGCAGGAGTGA
- a CDS encoding IniB N-terminal domain-containing protein gives MPTLANDLVQFLMQLFGDREAVQEFLDNPERALADHGLGNVCSADVDAAMPVVLDYAPITVNTLWFERNYNTGGNGSGAGPAGAAAGHGGYGPGNGSTAYDTDDHAYAVQQLHHVVNHFSYTAGATIVDERATIAGQSAQQNVWAQGDVEQWFDNGLAAATDDHATVAAGHAPAGLGDAGTGDAGTGDAGIADAGTPDISMEDDANGLSRSLTADPSLDTDNAFAGELDHSGHALDRGLVPTAGDPYSDASGHGSLPVDLHMDDPFDDNAAASLAGDSQLDFAEDEPAHPDADLETHHIIDVPVVDDSAGL, from the coding sequence ATGCCAACACTCGCGAACGACCTCGTTCAGTTCCTCATGCAACTCTTCGGCGACCGGGAAGCAGTCCAGGAGTTCCTGGACAACCCGGAGCGGGCGTTGGCGGATCACGGGCTGGGCAACGTGTGCTCGGCCGATGTTGATGCGGCGATGCCTGTTGTCCTCGATTACGCGCCCATCACAGTCAACACCCTTTGGTTCGAGCGGAACTACAACACCGGCGGCAACGGCTCAGGGGCCGGTCCCGCGGGCGCGGCAGCCGGGCACGGCGGCTATGGCCCGGGCAACGGCAGCACTGCCTACGACACTGACGACCACGCTTACGCGGTCCAACAGCTCCACCACGTGGTGAACCACTTCTCCTACACCGCCGGCGCCACCATTGTGGACGAGCGGGCCACCATTGCCGGCCAGTCCGCGCAGCAGAACGTCTGGGCCCAAGGGGACGTGGAGCAGTGGTTCGACAACGGCCTGGCAGCGGCAACAGATGACCACGCAACGGTGGCCGCCGGCCATGCCCCGGCGGGCCTCGGGGACGCCGGAACCGGAGACGCGGGCACCGGGGACGCGGGCATCGCGGACGCCGGTACACCGGACATCTCCATGGAGGACGATGCCAATGGGCTGTCCCGCTCCTTGACCGCAGACCCCAGCCTGGACACGGATAACGCGTTCGCCGGGGAACTCGATCATTCCGGCCACGCCCTGGATCGCGGCCTGGTCCCCACTGCCGGGGACCCGTACAGCGATGCCTCCGGCCATGGCTCCCTTCCGGTGGACCTGCACATGGACGACCCCTTCGACGACAACGCCGCCGCCAGCTTGGCCGGGGACTCCCAGCTCGATTTTGCCGAGGACGAGCCCGCCCACCCCGATGCGGACCTGGAGACCCACCACATTATCGACGTTCCGGTGGTTGACGACTCCGCCGGGCTGTAA